The nucleotide sequence CCCGGTACAGACCGGATTGCACGCGACGTCCGCCGATCGTGAAATACATGGCGCCATCCTGGGGGCGAATGATGGCGTCGGTAATGGGCAGTGGCGCGCCGGTCACGAATTCTTCTTTGGTGGCGGTGTAGGAAGAACCTTCCGGTTTGAGGTGAATGGCATAGAGTTTTCCCCAGCTCCAGTCGAGTGCGTAGAGTGCGTTCTGATATTTCGCAGGGAACTTCGCACCGTAGCCGAACGTCATGCCGGTTGGAGAACCAGGGCCGATGTCGAGTACACCCGGCAGATTGTCTGCATAAAAGGGAGGTCGTTTGCCTGCGCCGTTGCGCCAGCCGAATTCAGCACCGCTGGTGACATGGCAGATACGCGTGGGACGATACCAGGGGGTATTGAAATCGTATTCCATGTCAGCATCGTAGGTAAACAGCTCACCATCGCGGTTGACGGCGGCGTCAAAAATGTTGCGGAATCCAGAAGCGTACGCTTCGAATTTCTGGCCATCGGGAGAAACACGATAGATGATTCCGCCGGGTGCCAGTACGCCTCGGTTATGGCCTCGGCCATCGGGCATGCTGGGCAGCAGGTGATCTTCACCCCAGACCTGTCGCACGGGCGAACTGTCGGCCAGTGCGGGGGGGATGGTGTTGTTTCCGGTAACCAGATAGAAGTCTTCGCCATCGGGAGTGGGCATGAGAGCGTGCACGCCGTGATCGCTGTGTGATTCGACTTCCTGCAGCAGTTCGACCTGATCCAGCTGATCATCGCCGTTACTGTCGGAAATACGATACAGGCCTGAAGCGATTTTACGTTCGTAATCGTTGACGCCAACATAGAGTGCGCCATTGGACCAGAGCATCCCATTGACGCCCCGAATTCCGGCGGGAACTTTTTCCACGTCTTCTGCTTTCACTTCTTCTCCCGCGGGCGGGAGCGTGACGCGATAGAGTCCGCCGTACTGATCGCTGACCAGCAGGCGTCCTTTATCGTCTGTGCAGAGGTTGACCCACGATCCCTGATCCTGACCGGGAACGGAGTAGAGCAGTTCTACTTTGAATCCTTTGGCGGCTGAGATGCGATCAATGGGTGTGGCTTTATTGCCACCAATGGCGGCACCGACTTCTTTTTTAGGAGCCGGCTTTTTTTTCTTTACTTTTTTTTTTGGTTTCAGTTCTTTGATTTTCACGTTACGCCAGCTGACCTGTTTGCCGACTTTTTCAGGATGGTTACCTACGCCGTGTACCTGAAGGGCGATGAAGCCTTTGGAAGTCAGATCATCTTTGAGATCGGCAGCGGGAACGCCGTTGATCCAGGTTTTGATTGAGTCGCCACGACAGACGATGCGGTAATGATTCCACTCGTTCTGCTTAAAGGCTTTCTGGGCGGCTTTGTTGTCTGCGAGGTTGTTCAACCAGCCGCGTCGCCCTTCATCGTAAATGCCACCTGACCAGGCGCGATCGGAAGGGTCAATTTCGACCTGGTAACCGTGCACGCGACCGGCGGCGATTTTGATTTTCTTATCTTTGCCGTCCGCGCCTTTGGTTTCAAGGACTTTGTCTTCATCATAAACATTGCTGCGGATCTGGATCCCCGAGTTCAACAGCGGGTCGACTTTGAAATCCACCTGCAGCTCGAAATCGTCGTACATTTTTTTGGTACACAGAAAGCTGTTCGGAGTTTTGGGGACGGAAGTGCCCACGATGGTATTATCAACGATGTCGTATTTGGCTTTACCGCCATGTTGAACCCAACCATCAAGATTCTTACCGTTGAA is from Gimesia maris and encodes:
- a CDS encoding family 16 glycoside hydrolase: MKRLFTLSAICLALLFTVTTHADEKGFTPLFNGKNLDGWVQHGGKAKYDIVDNTIVGTSVPKTPNSFLCTKKMYDDFELQVDFKVDPLLNSGIQIRSNVYDEDKVLETKGADGKDKKIKIAAGRVHGYQVEIDPSDRAWSGGIYDEGRRGWLNNLADNKAAQKAFKQNEWNHYRIVCRGDSIKTWINGVPAADLKDDLTSKGFIALQVHGVGNHPEKVGKQVSWRNVKIKELKPKKKVKKKKPAPKKEVGAAIGGNKATPIDRISAAKGFKVELLYSVPGQDQGSWVNLCTDDKGRLLVSDQYGGLYRVTLPPAGEEVKAEDVEKVPAGIRGVNGMLWSNGALYVGVNDYERKIASGLYRISDSNGDDQLDQVELLQEVESHSDHGVHALMPTPDGEDFYLVTGNNTIPPALADSSPVRQVWGEDHLLPSMPDGRGHNRGVLAPGGIIYRVSPDGQKFEAYASGFRNIFDAAVNRDGELFTYDADMEYDFNTPWYRPTRICHVTSGAEFGWRNGAGKRPPFYADNLPGVLDIGPGSPTGMTFGYGAKFPAKYQNALYALDWSWGKLYAIHLKPEGSSYTATKEEFVTGAPLPITDAIIRPQDGAMYFTIGGRRVQSGLYRVTYVGDESTEPVEATLTENQARNTRHALEAFHGKQDPEAIEVAWPYLADKDRFIRFAARTAVEHQPTETWAEKALTESDPARQVEALLALARVTGVCPQHRDDQTPEVDTAMRDKLLSAVINLDDASLDLSQQLTLQRALQIILNRFGRPDDATVAKLIEKFDPQFPAKSPEMNWLLCETLAWLQSPTVAEKALALIQSAPTQEEQMQYARSIRMLKTGWTPELHKAYFEWFLKAANYKGGASFDKFIEFVRTDAVASLSEEQKTELAEILAQKPEKKSALENLGEVFAGRPTNKWTLEELSAAASKEMKKRDFVNGQKMFAATGCYACHRFGNQGGMTGPDLTSAGRRYSPHDLLDQVINPSKVINEQFSAISVVTEDGKVHTGVVVNLSGDNMTLNTDLTDPNKRVNIDRKTIDELVVSKTSPMPADLFARMTKDEILDLIAYLISAGDAQHPFFQD